The Crocosphaera subtropica ATCC 51142 genome includes a window with the following:
- the alr gene encoding alanine racemase: protein MFSQESISGVATKNRYNYHLSEIIRQRAWVEIDLSALSHNVVQIKQLLSPKTTLMAVVKADAYGHGAIAVAQTVLQAGAKALAVATLGEGIELREAGITAPILILGAINTPEEITAIAHWNLEPTLCYPEQALMVSDTLSQYEKPLSVHLKLDTGMSRLGTPWHQGTEFASLVQQLPYLNLSSVYSHLATADDPDPSHMYLQHKRFKTAIDNLKAQGIVPPRLHFANSAATLIAPQLHYDLVRVGLALYGLYPADHLRSIVPLKPVLQVKAKITQIKSIPANTGVSYGYQFVSDRPMKIAVVGIGYADGVPRNLSNRLQVLIHGQRACQIGAITMDQLMLDVSHLRHVKVGDVVTLIGKDEDQEISADHWAKMLGTISWEILCGFKHRLPRIKQLNKVELGVVG, encoded by the coding sequence GTGTTCAGTCAAGAATCTATTTCAGGGGTTGCTACTAAAAATCGCTACAATTATCATCTATCGGAAATTATTCGCCAACGGGCTTGGGTAGAAATTGATTTATCGGCATTAAGCCATAATGTCGTCCAAATTAAACAACTATTGTCCCCGAAAACTACATTAATGGCTGTTGTCAAGGCAGACGCATATGGTCATGGTGCGATCGCCGTTGCTCAAACGGTTTTACAAGCGGGTGCAAAAGCTTTAGCGGTGGCCACATTAGGGGAAGGCATTGAATTACGAGAAGCGGGAATCACTGCACCAATCCTGATTTTGGGGGCTATTAATACCCCTGAAGAAATTACAGCGATCGCCCATTGGAACCTCGAACCCACCCTATGTTACCCCGAACAGGCCCTTATGGTTTCTGACACCCTATCCCAGTACGAAAAACCTTTATCGGTTCATCTCAAATTAGACACGGGGATGTCCCGTTTAGGAACCCCTTGGCATCAAGGAACGGAGTTTGCCAGCCTTGTCCAACAATTACCCTATTTAAACCTTAGTAGTGTTTATTCTCATTTAGCAACGGCCGATGATCCCGATCCCAGTCATATGTATCTCCAACATAAACGGTTCAAAACCGCCATTGATAACCTAAAAGCCCAAGGAATTGTACCCCCTCGTCTTCATTTTGCCAATTCTGCGGCCACCCTCATTGCTCCTCAGCTACACTACGATTTAGTTAGGGTAGGATTGGCATTATATGGTCTTTATCCTGCAGATCATTTGCGTTCTATCGTTCCTCTCAAGCCTGTTTTGCAAGTAAAAGCCAAAATCACTCAAATCAAGTCCATACCAGCCAATACAGGGGTCAGTTACGGTTATCAATTTGTTAGCGATCGCCCGATGAAAATAGCGGTCGTGGGCATTGGTTATGCTGATGGAGTTCCCCGCAATTTATCCAATCGTCTACAAGTCTTAATTCATGGTCAGAGAGCTTGTCAAATTGGGGCTATTACTATGGATCAGTTAATGTTAGATGTTAGCCATCTTCGTCATGTCAAAGTGGGAGATGTTGTAACATTAATTGGTAAAGATGAAGACCAAGAAATCAGCGCCGATCACTGGGCAAAAATGCTAGGAACGATCTCGTGGGAAATTCTTTGTGGATTTAAACATCGACTCCCAAGGATTAAACAGCTAAACAAGGTTGAACTCGGTGTGGTGGGTTAA
- a CDS encoding response regulator, translated as MSNLVSKSFLLLVEDSDEDFTAFLRFSQPFLKEHSVKRCRNGEETIQFLERVETAPYSDISRFPTVIILDLNLSGVDGREILIRIQENPQWQKIPTLIFSSSNDPRDINFCYQHGAKSYILKPMDISHLKKTIQMLWEYWFNIVVLPSK; from the coding sequence ATGTCAAATTTAGTTTCTAAATCTTTTTTACTGTTAGTTGAAGATAGCGACGAAGACTTTACCGCTTTTTTACGATTTAGTCAGCCGTTTCTCAAAGAACATTCAGTTAAACGTTGTCGAAATGGAGAAGAAACGATACAATTTTTAGAAAGGGTTGAAACCGCCCCTTATTCTGATATTAGTCGTTTTCCGACTGTAATTATCCTTGATTTAAACTTATCTGGTGTTGATGGTAGAGAAATATTAATTCGTATCCAAGAAAATCCTCAATGGCAAAAGATTCCTACTCTCATTTTTAGTAGTTCTAACGATCCCAGAGACATTAATTTTTGCTATCAACATGGTGCAAAAAGTTATATCCTTAAACCAATGGATATTAGTCACTTAAAAAAAACAATACAGATGCTTTGGGAATACTGGTTTAATATTGTTGTTCTTCCTTCTAAATAA
- a CDS encoding YdcF family protein, with product MSRSKLDLTGRLNKRKWKKRFKLIFLLLMGLILASLTVNLLVRLPINSNHTVDGIFVLGGSIRREIYAAQIASEYPEVPIIVSQGSKPPCIKLIFQREHARMDQVWIEQCANSTFDNFFFGIPLLQKHGVHKVKVITSQSHLPRAKWLAQIHLGAKGIAVEIDTPKERGVPGNHESDLKTFLDVTRSLMWAVASQIVPPPCFKVTPLEAVNLAEWYDRGFSCEYQGGLSKFVQPNQSRNPHQLD from the coding sequence GTGAGCAGGTCAAAACTTGATTTAACAGGCCGTTTAAACAAAAGGAAATGGAAAAAACGATTTAAGTTAATTTTCTTGCTCTTAATGGGTCTTATTTTAGCAAGCTTAACCGTCAATCTATTGGTGAGATTACCCATTAACTCTAATCACACGGTGGATGGTATTTTCGTCTTAGGTGGAAGCATTCGACGGGAAATCTATGCAGCACAAATTGCTTCGGAATATCCAGAGGTTCCGATCATTGTCTCTCAAGGTTCAAAACCCCCTTGTATTAAGCTAATTTTCCAACGAGAACACGCCCGAATGGATCAGGTTTGGATTGAACAATGTGCCAATTCAACCTTTGATAATTTTTTCTTTGGCATTCCCCTTCTACAAAAGCACGGGGTTCACAAAGTTAAAGTGATTACCTCACAAAGCCATCTCCCTAGGGCCAAGTGGTTAGCACAAATTCATCTGGGGGCTAAAGGTATAGCCGTTGAAATAGACACCCCCAAGGAAAGGGGGGTTCCAGGGAATCATGAATCAGACTTAAAAACGTTTTTAGATGTGACCCGTAGTTTGATGTGGGCTGTGGCGAGTCAAATCGTACCACCTCCTTGTTTCAAGGTGACTCCCTTAGAAGCGGTTAACCTGGCTGAGTGGTATGACAGGGGATTTAGCTGTGAATATCAAGGGGGACTGTCTAAGTTCGTTCAGCCGAATCAGTCGAGAAACCCTCATCAGTTAGATTAA
- a CDS encoding anthranilate phosphoribosyltransferase family protein, whose translation MSNTFREYLKKIGSGVHTGRDLTRSESADAMKLMLLAEATPAQIGAFLMVHRIKRPTPEELAGMLDTYAELGPKLAIDRLAFDYPVTVLGTPYDGRSRTAPVTTLTTLILATVGVPVVLHGGQAMPTKYGVPLITLWQGLGVDFSRLSLEESQTMLEKTGLTFVYLPNHFPEAHHLVPYREQIGKRPPLATLELMWAPCSSSDVHIVSGFVHPPTENLFRETLKLRNFHYFTTVKGLEGSCDLPQSRTAIIGINQPKHDPEWQRLHLHSQDYNLSSKDVPLESTEQLLKQMQQVLHGEDNPLMPLAIYNSGFYLWRCGVCDNLNVAFDQAKTLLTSGRVKQKLQDISK comes from the coding sequence ATGAGCAATACCTTCAGAGAGTATCTTAAAAAAATTGGTAGTGGGGTTCATACTGGCAGAGATTTAACCCGAAGCGAATCCGCCGATGCTATGAAGTTGATGTTATTGGCAGAAGCAACCCCAGCACAAATAGGGGCATTTTTAATGGTTCATCGCATTAAACGTCCAACCCCTGAAGAATTAGCGGGAATGTTGGATACTTACGCCGAATTAGGACCAAAATTAGCTATTGATCGCCTTGCCTTTGATTATCCTGTCACTGTCTTGGGAACTCCCTACGATGGGCGATCGCGTACTGCCCCTGTAACTACCCTTACCACCTTGATTTTAGCTACTGTAGGGGTTCCTGTGGTGCTTCATGGGGGACAAGCCATGCCCACGAAATACGGAGTCCCATTAATCACCCTTTGGCAAGGGTTAGGAGTTGATTTCTCTAGGCTTTCCCTCGAAGAAAGCCAAACAATGTTAGAAAAAACGGGTTTAACTTTTGTTTATTTACCCAACCATTTCCCCGAAGCCCATCATTTAGTACCTTATCGAGAGCAAATCGGCAAGCGTCCCCCGTTAGCTACTTTAGAATTAATGTGGGCCCCTTGTTCATCTTCTGATGTTCATATCGTTTCCGGGTTTGTTCATCCTCCCACAGAAAACCTCTTTCGAGAAACCTTAAAACTGAGAAATTTTCACTATTTCACTACGGTGAAAGGGTTAGAAGGGAGTTGTGACTTACCCCAAAGTCGAACCGCTATCATTGGTATCAATCAACCGAAACATGATCCCGAATGGCAACGGTTACATCTTCATTCCCAAGATTATAATTTAAGCAGTAAAGATGTTCCTTTAGAGTCTACAGAACAACTTTTAAAACAGATGCAGCAAGTCTTACACGGGGAAGATAACCCATTGATGCCTTTAGCTATTTATAATAGTGGGTTTTACCTCTGGCGTTGTGGAGTTTGTGATAATTTAAACGTAGCATTTGACCAAGCCAAAACCCTGTTAACCAGTGGGAGAGTTAAACAGAAGTTACAGGATATTAGTAAGTAA
- the nadA gene encoding quinolinate synthase NadA, producing the protein MFTTAKPIPSQASNSLPKDLFSAINELKKELKAVILAHYYQDPDIQDIADYIGDSLGLSQQAATTDKEVIVFAGVHFMAETAKILNPDKLVLLPDLEAGCSLADSCPPEEFAQFKTQYPDAIVVSYINCTADIKAMSDVICTSSNAVKIVNQLPKDRPIIFGPDRNLGRYVAQQTGRDLILWQGSCIVHETFSERRIVQLKIEHPSAEIIAHPECEEPVLRHANYIGSTTALLKYSQQSPQDSFIVATEPGIIHQMQKEAPNKTFIPAPAMNNCACNECPYMRLNTLEKLYLAMKHKQPEIIMDESTRKAALKPIQRMLEMSK; encoded by the coding sequence GTGTTCACTACTGCGAAACCCATCCCATCCCAAGCCTCGAACTCACTGCCTAAAGATTTATTTTCTGCTATCAATGAGCTAAAAAAAGAGTTAAAAGCAGTTATTTTGGCTCATTATTATCAAGACCCTGATATACAAGACATCGCTGATTATATCGGAGATTCCCTGGGACTTTCTCAGCAAGCAGCCACCACAGATAAAGAGGTGATTGTATTTGCAGGGGTTCACTTCATGGCAGAAACGGCGAAAATTCTCAATCCTGATAAATTAGTTTTATTACCTGATTTAGAGGCCGGGTGTTCTTTAGCGGATAGTTGTCCTCCGGAAGAATTTGCCCAGTTTAAGACACAATATCCTGACGCAATTGTTGTATCTTACATTAATTGCACCGCAGACATTAAGGCAATGAGTGATGTCATTTGTACCAGTTCTAACGCGGTTAAAATTGTTAATCAACTGCCCAAAGATCGTCCGATCATTTTTGGACCCGATCGCAATTTAGGGCGGTATGTTGCTCAACAAACAGGCAGAGATTTAATCCTTTGGCAAGGGAGTTGTATCGTTCATGAAACCTTCTCAGAAAGAAGAATTGTTCAGCTAAAAATTGAACATCCTTCCGCCGAAATTATTGCTCATCCTGAGTGTGAAGAACCTGTTTTACGCCATGCGAATTATATCGGTTCAACAACAGCTTTATTAAAGTATTCTCAGCAAAGTCCTCAAGATAGTTTTATTGTGGCGACGGAACCAGGAATTATTCATCAAATGCAAAAAGAAGCCCCAAATAAGACCTTTATTCCTGCCCCTGCGATGAATAATTGTGCGTGTAATGAATGCCCTTATATGCGTTTAAATACCTTAGAAAAGTTGTATTTAGCCATGAAGCATAAACAACCGGAAATTATCATGGATGAATCTACCCGAAAAGCTGCCTTAAAACCCATTCAACGAATGTTAGAAATGTCAAAATAA
- a CDS encoding diguanylate cyclase, whose protein sequence is MFPQPLTVLIIDDNQEDRFTFKRYLSKQHDQDYQVLEASSGKEGLEILKTVQVDGVLLDFRLSDVDGIEFLKQLQHEFFYSNFAVIMLTGVGNEMVAVEAMKNGAQDYLIKDNLTPESLHKSLYLAVERVKLRRDLEQSEQRFRGTFEQAAVGIYHINLVGEFLRFNQKFSQITGYFSEELQEKTLEEIIFSEDLSTYQKQLKRLLNNQIKTFTLEQRLLGNNNSLVWINLTVSIINKKDSRPDYLMGIVEDIQERKQTEIQLKKANQQLKTIVEQLAKQNQERTLLSRVSQYLQACTNIEEAYKILADLIQPLFPDCSLGIYQLNEQQTTAHLVSYSGDNLNSKEDFRFSDCWALRQGKTHYNDITHHQLFCPHVETDLTTKATLCYPIIAQGKTLGILYVSATDRAKLTPETENLVKTISDYITLSLANLKLREDLKEQSVRDSLTGLFNRRYLYEFLKKEIAKAQRYETEIGIILLDIDHFKQINDNYSHGLGDVVLEEFGEFLRDNIRESDIACRYGGEEFILIFPHASLDNTYQRAEALRRKIKRLHFRYQQHHLNSVTVSVGVANYPQHGLTGEEVVHHADLALYAAKDQGRNRTIVYGEQ, encoded by the coding sequence ATGTTTCCTCAACCTTTAACCGTATTAATTATAGATGATAATCAAGAAGACAGATTTACCTTCAAACGCTACCTTAGCAAACAACATGACCAAGATTATCAGGTACTAGAAGCATCATCAGGCAAAGAAGGATTAGAAATTTTAAAAACTGTTCAAGTTGATGGGGTTCTCTTAGATTTTCGTTTATCTGATGTAGATGGCATTGAATTTTTAAAACAACTACAGCATGAGTTTTTTTATAGCAATTTTGCGGTTATTATGTTAACAGGAGTTGGCAATGAAATGGTTGCAGTGGAAGCCATGAAAAATGGCGCACAAGATTATTTAATTAAAGATAACTTAACCCCAGAAAGCTTACATAAATCGTTATATTTAGCCGTTGAAAGAGTAAAACTGCGTCGAGACTTAGAACAAAGTGAACAACGATTTAGAGGAACCTTTGAACAAGCAGCAGTCGGAATTTATCATATTAACTTAGTAGGAGAATTTTTACGATTTAATCAAAAATTTTCTCAAATTACAGGATATTTCTCAGAAGAACTACAAGAAAAAACCTTAGAAGAAATTATTTTTTCTGAAGATTTATCCACCTATCAGAAACAGTTAAAAAGACTATTAAATAATCAGATTAAAACCTTTACTTTAGAACAAAGACTCTTAGGGAACAATAATTCATTGGTTTGGATTAATTTAACAGTTTCAATAATTAATAAAAAAGATAGTCGTCCTGATTATTTAATGGGCATTGTAGAAGATATCCAAGAAAGAAAACAAACCGAAATTCAACTCAAAAAAGCGAATCAGCAATTAAAGACCATTGTTGAACAACTAGCTAAACAAAACCAAGAAAGAACCCTACTCAGTCGAGTGAGTCAATATTTACAAGCTTGTACGAATATAGAGGAAGCATACAAAATTTTAGCGGATTTAATTCAACCTTTATTTCCTGATTGTTCTTTAGGAATTTATCAACTTAATGAGCAGCAAACCACAGCACATTTAGTATCTTATTCTGGAGACAATCTTAATAGTAAAGAAGATTTTAGATTCTCTGACTGTTGGGCATTACGCCAAGGAAAAACTCATTATAATGATATTACTCATCATCAATTATTTTGTCCTCACGTTGAAACCGATTTAACGACTAAAGCTACCTTATGTTATCCCATTATTGCCCAAGGAAAAACCCTAGGAATTCTCTATGTCAGTGCGACAGATAGAGCTAAGTTAACCCCAGAAACAGAAAATTTAGTAAAAACGATTAGTGACTATATTACTTTATCTCTTGCTAACTTAAAATTACGAGAAGACTTAAAAGAACAAAGTGTTCGAGATTCTTTGACAGGATTGTTTAACCGTCGTTATCTGTATGAATTTCTTAAAAAAGAAATTGCTAAAGCGCAACGATACGAAACCGAAATTGGAATTATTTTACTGGATATCGATCATTTTAAACAAATTAATGATAATTATAGTCATGGTTTGGGAGATGTGGTTTTAGAAGAATTTGGGGAATTTTTAAGGGATAATATTCGAGAGTCAGATATCGCTTGTCGTTATGGAGGAGAAGAATTTATTTTAATTTTTCCCCATGCTAGTTTAGACAATACTTATCAACGAGCAGAAGCATTAAGACGAAAAATAAAACGTCTCCATTTTCGTTATCAACAACATCATTTAAACTCCGTTACGGTATCGGTTGGGGTAGCTAATTATCCTCAACATGGATTAACCGGAGAAGAAGTGGTACATCATGCTGATCTTGCTCTTTATGCAGCTAAAGATCAAGGACGCAATCGCACTATTGTTTACGGTGAACAGTGA